TCTCCCGGCATATTTCCATTCATGCCTTATCCGAGGTAATCTGGAATATCCTGCTGAACCCCGGTGGCCAGTGGGGTAAGGCTTTCGGCGAAAACGCGATTGCCAAAAGCGACTGGAATCCAGGCTCCAATGTGGTATGGACTGATGAAACCGGAGATATATGTGCCTTCGGGATCGTGGCCGAGCATCGTCCGGGCGAATATTTGCAGGTGGATATGTACGATGATATTGACCCGGCACCAGGTACCCAAACCGGTGCGTATTCAGAGAAATACAAACTGACTAAGACCAATGATGAAAACTATGTACTGAGCATCGAAGCTGGTCCGCTTGCTAAAAAAGACATTCAGCAGCACGCAGCAATGTGGGACCAAGCCGTGGAAATTATCAGGGACTTAGCCGAAAAGCGCTAGTCTGTGCCCACAAAAACGCTACCCGGCCGAGTATGCCAGCAAAACCTGACGTGAGCACTCCCCTTTCAGATAGTTAATGGCCAGAACAGCGATTGCCTTGGCTGGCTCTGACCCGGCTTTCATTGGTATGTCGGCATAATTGCTCGATTTCTCCGATAAAATTTCCAGCGCCAGCTCATAACCCTGCGCAATCTGCTCCTTCCTTATATCGTGCCGATCCGGGCTGGCGATCCTGGCCCGGATCTGTCTGATTGTGTCATTAACCTCTTCATCTGTGGGTGTAATGTGCTCAAAATCCTTTTGTTCAGACGAATTCATATTATTTTCTTTAAAATTTCTGCAGGCCGGCTTTCAGGCTGGCCGCTTCTTTTGCAAACTTTCATAAGCGGCGGTAAACAACCGGCAGCATTCGCTGTAAAGCGCCGGATTTCCTTTGTCAATACGCCAGATATATTGGTCGATCTCAGCCAGGTAAATTCTGGCAAAGGAAGGATCCTCGGCAGTGATCGAGAGGATATTGTCCATAATATCTGCATATTTCACTGTTTGGGCGATTGGCCTGGACAAGATGATCCGCGCTGCTTCCATGAGCTTTCGCTGCTTTCTGTTAAGCTTCGGATATCTGGATGATGTGTATTTATCAGTGAGATCGTCAACACTAGCCAGTATCTCCGCATCCTCTTCCACACTGTAACCTAAACTGATCAGCAACGAAGACAATGTTGCCAGTGAGCATTCGGTATCCTCGATCAGGTCATGGCAAAGCGCTATTTCAATCTCGCAGCCCGACTGAACATATCCGCTAACCCGGTCGGCCACGCTGAGCAGGTGCGTATAATAGGGCTGCCCGGAGTATTTCCGCTTCTGCGAACCGTGCAATTGTTTTACAAAGTCAAACAATTGCCATTGTCTTTCTGTAAGCTCCATGGTGTCGTCTGTTTGCAGCTAATATTGCAGCTGTCTGCATCAAAGCCTCTCAGCTCAAATAACAAAATTATATCAGCTAATCAAAACCTTCGAAATAAACCGTGAAAGTAAGTCTGCCTGCCGCTGAACGTGGAAACCAATCTCACGCGGTCAGGCGGGATAGAAAAATATTTAGTATTATTTTTGGAAAAAATTTAAAGATCACTACAACCATCGCTTGCAAACCGGGTCGTGATTGCGTAATATAACCTAAACACTATGAAACTATTCCACATCATTTCAGCTGTTTGCATTTGCACATTATTGATTTCGTGCAATCACGAAGGTCCCAAGGCGGATTGTGGATGCGACGGCCCTACAACAAAGAGGTTTCAGGACGTAGCCGTCTCTTACCTCGGCGACGGTTACTTTTTGGTACCGCAGAAAAAGGAAGGTTCTTCGTACTCAGATCAGATAACGGCACTAATAGCGTGCAATATGGATAGTTCCTGGGCTGTCAGCACAAGCCCGACGATCGCTAACTACATCATAAGCGGCAATATGAAAATGAGTTGTCCTGATGATTTTAACCGTTTATGGGAAGGTTATCAGCCTGCCACCATTACAAAAATTGAAGCAAAGCGCTAAACTCAGATTCAAAACGTAAAAAAACAGTTCTGAAAAAATGAAAAGTAGACTAGCCATATGCGCTGTCTTAAATATGCAATAGCTTTTAAATGTATCATACAGATAGAAACAGATGGCAAAGACAGATTACAAGTCCATAGACGAATATCATAGCGTATTTTCAGGTGATACTGCTCAAAGAATGCAGCAAATCCGCCAGGCCGTCCATCAGATTGTTCCGGACGTGCAGGAAATGATCAGCTACCAGATACCTTGCTTTAAATACAAGGGATACCTGATTTATTACTCGGCTTACACTAACCACATTTCGCTCTCCTATCCTTTCAGTGACCAGCTTTTGGCAAACTTCAAAGAAGACTTAAAGCAATATAAGGTCAGCAAATCAGCTATTCAATTCCCAAATAACGAACCACTTCCGATGGATCTGATCACCGGGATCATCAG
This Dyadobacter sp. UC 10 DNA region includes the following protein-coding sequences:
- a CDS encoding metal-dependent phosphohydrolase; translated protein: MELTERQWQLFDFVKQLHGSQKRKYSGQPYYTHLLSVADRVSGYVQSGCEIEIALCHDLIEDTECSLATLSSLLISLGYSVEEDAEILASVDDLTDKYTSSRYPKLNRKQRKLMEAARIILSRPIAQTVKYADIMDNILSITAEDPSFARIYLAEIDQYIWRIDKGNPALYSECCRLFTAAYESLQKKRPA
- a CDS encoding iron chaperone; translated protein: MAKTDYKSIDEYHSVFSGDTAQRMQQIRQAVHQIVPDVQEMISYQIPCFKYKGYLIYYSAYTNHISLSYPFSDQLLANFKEDLKQYKVSKSAIQFPNNEPLPMDLITGIIRFRKSENEMAAEKGKK